In a single window of the Panthera leo isolate Ple1 chromosome A1, P.leo_Ple1_pat1.1, whole genome shotgun sequence genome:
- the N4BP3 gene encoding NEDD4-binding protein 3: MATALGPAGIAMGSVGSLLERQDLSPEELRAALAGPRGSRQPDGLLRKGLGQRELLSYLHLPKKDSKTAKRAPRNESADYTTLYYREHPRAGDFSKTSLPERGRFDKCRIRPSVFKPVAGAGKGFLSMQSLAAHKGQKLWRSNGSLHTLACHPPLSPGPRTSQAQARAQLLHALSLDEGGPEPEPSLSDSSSGGSFGRSPGTGPGPFSSSLGHINHLGGSLDRASRVPKEAGPLAMLSCLPEPPPPYEFSCPTAEEVVALLPDTCEDLKRGLGDEDGSNPFTQVLEERQRLWLSELKRLYVERLHEVAQKAERSERNLQLQLFMAQQEQRRLRKELRAQQGLGPEPRPPSALPDADPNTRPEEEARWEVCQKTAEISLLKQQLREAQAELAQKLAEIFSLKTQLRGSRAQAQAQDAELAQLREAVRSLQEQGSREEAQGSCETDDCKSRGLLGEAGGSSEAAGGAEQLRAQLVQERLRAQEQALCFERERRTWQEEKERVLRYQREIQGGYLDMYRRNQALEQELRALREPPAPWSPRLESSKI; the protein is encoded by the exons ATGGCCACAGCCCTGGGCCCTGCTGGCATTGCCATGGGCAGCGTGGGCAGCCTGTTGGAACGGCAGGACTTGTCCCCGGAAGAGCTACGGGCAGCGCTTGCAGGGCCCCGGGGTTCCCGCCAGCCTGATGGGCTCCTCCGGAAGGGCCTGGGCCAGCGTGAGCTCCTCAGCTACCTGCACCTCCCCAAGAAGGACAGCAAGACAGCCAAGCGTGCCCCTCGGAACGAGAGTGCTGACTACACCACCCTCTACTACCGGGAGCATCCTCGAGCTGGTGACTTCAGCAAGACTTCACTGCCCGAGCGGGGTCGCTTTGACAAG TGCCGCATTCGCCCATCGGTGTTCAAGCCCGTGGCGGGCGCTGGGAAAGGCTtcctgtccatgcagagcctggcAGCCCACAAGGGCCAGAAGCTGTGGCGCAGCAATGGCAGCCTGCACACATTGGCCTGCCACCCACCCCTGAGCCCAGGGCCCCGGACCAGCCAGGCACAGGCCCGGGCCCAGCTGTTGCATGCGCTCAGCCTGGACGAGGGCGGCCCTGAGCCCGAGCCCAGCCTGTCTGACTCCTCCAGCGGGGGCAGCTTTGGCCGCAGTCCTGGCACTGGTCCTGGCCCCTTCAGCTCCTCTTTGGGCCACATTAACCACCTTGGGGGCTCCCTGGACCGGGCCTCCAGGGTCCCCAAGGAGGCTGGGCCACTGGCGATGCTGAGCTGCCTGCCCGAGCCACCGCCCCCCTATGAGTTCTCCTGCCCCACCGCCGAGGAGGTGGTGGCCCTGCTTCCCGACACCTGTGAAGATCTCAAGAGAGGCCTCGGTGATGAGGATGGCTCCAACCCTTTCACACAG GTGCTGGAAGAGCGCCAGCGGCTGTGGCTGTCCGAGCTGAAGCGCCTGTATGTGGAGAGGCTGCACGAGGTGGCTCAGAAGGCAGAGCGCAGTGAGCGCAACCTCCAGCTCCAGCTGTTCATGGCCCAGCAGGAGCAGCGGCGGCTGCGCAAAGAGCTCCGGGCACAGCAGGGCCTGGGCCCCGAGCCTCGGCCCCCCAGTGCCCTCCCGGATGCTGACCCTAACACCCGACCAGAGGAAGAAGCCCGATGGGAG gtGTGCCAGAAGACAGCGGAGATTAGCCTCTTGAAGCAGCAGCTGCGGGAGGCTCAGGCCGAGCTGGCGCAGAAGCTGGCCGAGATCTTCAGCCTCAAGACGCAACTTCGGGGCAGCCGGGCGCAGGCGCAGGCCCAGGACGCAGAGCTGGCCCAGCTGCGCGAGGCCGTGCGGAGCCTGCAGGAGCAGGGCTCTCGGGAGGAAGCCCAGGGCAGCTGTGAGACCGACGACTGCAAGAGcagggggctgctgggggaggCGGGTGGCAGCAGCGAGGCCGCAGGTGGCGCCGAGCAGCTGCGGGCCCAGCTGGTGCAGGAGCGGCTCCGCGCCCAGGAGCAGGCACTGTGCTTTGAGCGGGAGCGGCGGACGtggcaggaggagaaggaaagggtgCTGCGCTACCAGCGGGAGATCCAAGGAGGCTACCTGGACATGTACCGCCGCAACCAGGCGCTGGAACAAGAGCTGCGGGCACTGCGGGAGCCCCCAGCACCCTGGAGTCCTCGGCTGGAGTCCTCCAAGATCTGA